The Mytilus trossulus isolate FHL-02 chromosome 3, PNRI_Mtr1.1.1.hap1, whole genome shotgun sequence genome contains a region encoding:
- the LOC134710757 gene encoding complement C1q-like protein 4: MFIHTSVLFVLCVFEAEGGMSDISSRLSELENIVKSQSSRIIHLEENVETLRQNNTQLGEIIEGQKEQLKSLERRGDQQRSDQQDNIVKELTRESRLLSANPGVTIVAFHARLSKKETPAKHHTIIFDVINTNSGNGYNKFSGVFTAPVDGIYVFSYTIVPECSSFGAFELVSNNQIQGVVFPEAASGCDYTGSSTVSVVELSQGDVTFVRTSPTYTPVGTIVSNGNMWTSFAGWRIGDRM, encoded by the exons ATGTTTATACATACATCCGTACTTTTTGTGCTCTGTGTGTTTGAGGCGGAGGGTGGTATGTCAGATATCTCTTCGCGATTATCGGAACTTGAAAACATCGTGAAATCCCAAAGTTCAAGGATAATTCATTTGGAAGAAAACGTAGAAACTCTCCGACAAAATAATACACAACTCGGTGAGATTATTGAAGGCCAAAAGGAACAACTCAAAAGTTTGGAACGGCGTGGAGATCAACAAAGATCAGACCAGCAGGACAATATAGTTAAGGAGTTAACGAGAG AAAGTCGTCTTCTAAGCGCAAACCCTGGAGTAACTATTGTAGCTTTCCATGCTCGTCTGTCTAAGAAAGAAACGCCTGCGAAACATCACACTATTATATTTGACGTAATTAACACAAACAGTGGGAATGGATACAACAAGTTCTCAGGAGTGTTTACGGCACCTGTTGACGGTATTTACGTTTTTTCATATACTATCGTCCCAGAATGCAGCAGCTTTGGTGCATTTGAACTTGTTTCTAATAACCAAATACAAGGCGTGGTTTTTCCTGAAGCTGCTAGTGGTTGTGACTATACAGGATCATCTACAGTATCCGTTGTTGAATTGTCACAAGGGGATGTCACATTCGTACGAACTAGCCCAACATACACACCAGTTGGAACCATAGTAAGCAATGGCAATATGTGGACATCTTTTGCAGGTTGGAGGATCGGAGACAGGATGTaa